The Acidobacteriota bacterium genome includes a window with the following:
- a CDS encoding ATP-binding protein gives MGKKTKTECPLCGGTGWIVEEKDGFTRAVRCRCFYQRQGENLLREAQVPLRFLEANFDNFDTKGNPYLDRAKRISQEFVENYPLVEKGLLFLGKTGVGKTHLLVSIISALVGKKGASCLYYDYRDLLRELQKSFSPLSEIPSFAVIEPALKTEVLVIDDLGSQRPTSWVLDTIAYIINHRYNENLITLAASNYLDVPEEEGEETLEMRIGASIRSRLLEMCRTVEIKAPDYREKLNRGRN, from the coding sequence ATGGGAAAAAAGACGAAGACCGAATGCCCCCTTTGTGGAGGCACTGGATGGATAGTGGAGGAGAAGGACGGATTCACTCGAGCAGTCCGTTGCCGTTGTTTCTACCAAAGACAAGGGGAAAATCTCCTTCGTGAGGCGCAAGTCCCCCTTAGATTCCTCGAGGCAAACTTTGATAATTTTGACACAAAGGGGAACCCCTATCTCGACCGGGCGAAGAGGATATCCCAAGAGTTTGTGGAGAATTATCCCCTGGTCGAGAAGGGCCTTTTATTTCTGGGGAAAACCGGGGTGGGGAAAACCCATCTTCTCGTGTCAATAATATCCGCCTTGGTAGGGAAGAAAGGAGCTTCTTGCCTCTACTATGACTATCGGGATCTCCTTCGGGAACTTCAAAAAAGCTTCTCTCCCCTCTCAGAAATCCCCTCTTTTGCCGTTATCGAACCCGCCCTTAAAACCGAGGTCTTGGTTATCGACGATCTCGGCTCCCAAAGGCCTACCAGTTGGGTTCTCGATACCATCGCCTACATCATCAACCACCGCTATAACGAGAACCTGATCACCCTTGCTGCCTCAAACTACCTCGATGTACCGGAGGAAGAGGGGGAAGAGACCCTTGAGATGAGGATAGGTGCTTCAATTCGCTCCCGCCTTCTTGAAATGTGTCGCACCGTGGAGATAAAGGCACCGGATTACCGGGAAAAACTAAATAGAGGGAGAAACTAA
- the dnaJ gene encoding molecular chaperone DnaJ, whose product MMYGKKDYYEILGVPRNATQEEIKKAYRRLAIKYHPDRNPGDKEAEEKFKEAAEAYSVLGDPKKRAEYDRFGTVGGPSPGFTFTGFDSDLFSEFADILGDFFGFSDFFAGPRSRTKRVSRAKPGADLRYKLEISFEEAAFGTEVKLKIPRLGICKECGGSGIAGGGQPTPCSTCGGRGSINYRQGFLLISRTCPRCGGTGVIVANPCPKCGGSGRVKEEKTLKVKIPPGVESGSRLRLEGEGEAGVAGGPPGDLYIDIYVKPHPIFERKGNDIYCEVPITFSQAALGAVITVPTLEGEGEIKIPPGTQTGSLFRLKGRGIKDVNGRRRGDQFIRVVVKTPTKLTSEERKLFEELSRLEQSKRE is encoded by the coding sequence ATGATGTACGGGAAGAAGGACTACTATGAGATCCTGGGTGTTCCCCGTAATGCGACCCAAGAGGAGATAAAGAAGGCATACCGTCGGCTGGCGATAAAATATCATCCCGATCGGAATCCGGGGGACAAAGAGGCAGAGGAGAAATTCAAAGAGGCAGCAGAAGCCTATTCTGTCCTTGGCGATCCTAAAAAGAGAGCAGAATACGACCGGTTCGGGACGGTCGGTGGTCCTTCTCCCGGGTTTACCTTTACCGGCTTCGATTCCGATCTATTCAGCGAGTTCGCCGATATCCTTGGAGATTTCTTTGGCTTCTCCGATTTCTTCGCTGGTCCTCGCTCTCGCACCAAACGGGTAAGCAGGGCTAAACCAGGGGCTGATCTTCGGTATAAGCTGGAGATATCCTTTGAGGAAGCGGCTTTCGGTACCGAGGTTAAACTTAAGATACCTCGCTTGGGTATCTGTAAAGAATGTGGTGGTTCTGGAATAGCGGGAGGAGGGCAACCTACTCCTTGTTCTACCTGTGGAGGACGGGGCAGCATCAATTACCGCCAGGGGTTTCTTCTCATCAGCCGTACCTGCCCTCGTTGTGGGGGAACGGGGGTTATCGTGGCGAACCCCTGCCCCAAATGTGGAGGAAGTGGCCGAGTAAAGGAGGAGAAGACCCTAAAGGTGAAGATTCCACCCGGAGTAGAAAGCGGAAGTCGCCTTCGGTTGGAAGGAGAGGGAGAAGCTGGTGTTGCTGGGGGTCCTCCTGGTGATCTTTACATCGATATCTATGTGAAACCGCATCCCATCTTTGAGAGGAAAGGGAACGATATCTATTGTGAGGTTCCCATTACCTTTTCTCAAGCTGCCTTAGGGGCGGTGATAACCGTTCCCACCTTGGAGGGGGAAGGGGAGATAAAGATACCCCCGGGAACCCAAACGGGTAGCCTATTCCGATTGAAGGGCAGGGGGATAAAGGATGTAAATGGAAGGAGGAGGGGAGATCAATTTATCCGAGTGGTGGTTAAAACCCCTACTAAGCTTACTTCGGAGGAGCGGAAGCTTTTCGAGGAGCTCTCCCGCCTTGAACAATCGAAAAGGGAGTAA
- a CDS encoding 16S rRNA (uracil(1498)-N(3))-methyltransferase gives MSHRRRFFVPAGRIKGKKAFLSEDERHHLADVLRIKEGEEIFLFTEDGVEYRARILSTKPHHAEAEIVEEIPPRLTDPKVKIYLIIGVLKGKGLELVVRRGTELGISSFVPVFSARTIVRGLTNVDRLRKIAIEAAKQSGKRTVPDVSLPVSFSELDLSSFPGLKIILDEKAPKRLREVLPNRDEVEEVTVMVGPEGGWSRDEVREASNYGFIPVGLGERILRSETAALAISAIIGYYFGDLG, from the coding sequence ATGAGCCACCGTCGTCGTTTCTTCGTTCCTGCGGGGAGGATAAAAGGGAAAAAAGCCTTCCTTTCCGAAGATGAGCGCCATCATTTAGCTGATGTATTGCGAATAAAGGAAGGGGAGGAAATTTTCCTCTTCACCGAGGATGGCGTTGAGTATCGAGCACGCATTCTCTCTACCAAGCCACATCATGCAGAGGCGGAGATCGTTGAAGAGATCCCTCCTCGACTGACCGACCCCAAGGTTAAGATCTATTTGATAATCGGGGTACTCAAAGGAAAGGGGTTGGAGTTGGTGGTAAGAAGGGGGACTGAGCTCGGGATTTCCTCGTTCGTCCCCGTTTTTTCGGCAAGGACGATCGTGAGAGGGTTAACCAATGTCGACCGTTTGCGGAAGATAGCCATTGAGGCAGCGAAGCAATCGGGGAAACGAACGGTGCCTGATGTCTCCTTGCCCGTTTCATTCTCTGAACTTGATCTCTCTTCCTTTCCCGGGTTAAAGATCATCCTCGATGAAAAAGCCCCAAAGCGACTTAGAGAGGTTCTTCCAAATAGAGACGAAGTAGAGGAAGTTACAGTGATGGTGGGACCTGAAGGAGGGTGGAGCAGGGATGAGGTAAGAGAAGCAAGCAATTACGGTTTTATTCCCGTAGGGTTAGGCGAGCGGATATTGAGGAGCGAGACCGCTGCTCTCGCCATCTCCGCTATAATAGGATACTATTTCGGGGATTTGGGTTAG